From Pararhizobium sp. A13:
GGCGATTTCCGGCGAACGTCTCGCCGACGCCAAGGCTGGTTTCAACCAGCAGACCAACGAACCGATCGTTTCCTTTACCTTCGACAGTCAGGGTGCGCGCCAGTTCGCCGAAATCACCCGCGACAATGTCGGCCTGCCTTTCGCGATCGTGCTTGACGGCAAGGTCCTGACGGCGCCGCGTATCAACGAACCGATCCCGGGCGGCCAGGGCCAGATCAGCGGTAACTTCACCGCCCAGGAAGCAACTGTTCTCTCGGCTCTCTTGCGCTCCGGCGCTCTGCCGGCACCGCTCACCATCATTGAAGAACGCTCCGTCGGCCCGAACCTCGGCTCGGATTCGATTCGCATGGGTATCTATACCGGTCTCGCCGGTTTCGCCCTCGTCGTCTCGCTCATGGTCATGCTCTACGGTGCTTGGGGCATGATCGCCAATGTCGGTCTGCTGCTCCACACCATTCTGACGATCGGCGTGCTCGGCATGCTTGGTTCGACGCTGACGCTGCCAGGTATCGCCGGTATCATCCTTGGTATCGGTATGGCAGTCGACGCCAACATCCTGATCAACGCCCGTATCCGAGAGGAAACGGAAGGTGGAGCAGGGGCGATGAAGGCGCTCGACATCGGCTTCAACAAGGCCTATGCGACCATCATCGACAGTAACGTCACGACGCTTTCGGGTACCATCCTGCTCTTCATGTTCGGCACCGGCCCGGTTCGCGGCTTTGCCGTCACCATGATGCTCGGCATCGTCATCTCGATGTTCACGTCGGTGACCGTCGTCCGCCTCCTGATGCGCGAAGTCGTCGTGCGCCGGAAGATGAAGAAACTCGAGATTCCGTCGCTGTTCGGCGGCGTGCCGCATCTGCCGAAGATTTCCTTCATGAAGGGCCGCTATGTCGCCATCGGCATGTCGGCCTTCCTGTCGGTCAGCTCGGTCGTCCTGTTCTTCACGCCAGGCCTCAACTACGGCATCGACTTCTCCGGTGGTATCCAGGTGGAAACCACGTCGAAGAGCAAGCTGGAGCTGGCAACCCTGCGCCACGAGCTCGAAGGGCTCAATATCGGCGAAGTGGCCCTGCAGGAATTCGGCCAGGGACAATCGGTCCTGATCCGCGTCCAGCGTCAGCCGGGCGGCGAGCAGGAGCAGACGGTTGCGCTCAACAAGATCAAGGATACGGTCGCCAAGGTCGTGCCGGATGCAAGCTTTGAGCGCACCGAAGTCGTCGGCCCAACGATCTCGGCGGAACTGGCCCGCTCGGGCTTCCTTGCCGTCGCGCTCGCGATGCTGGCGATCCTGCTCTACATCTGGTGGCGGTTCGAATGGCACTTTGCCGTCGGCGCCATCGCGGTGCTCTTGCTCGACATCACCAAGACGATCGGCTTCTTCGCGCTGACCGGTATCGATTTCAACCTGACGGCCATCGCCGCCCTTTTGACGATGATCGGCTATTCGGTGAACGACAAGGTCGTGGTCTACGACCGCATGCGTGAAAACCTGCGCAAGTACAAGTCGATGCCGTTCGCCGACCTGATCGACATGTCGATCAACCAGGTGATTGCGCGATGCATCTTCACCTCGATGGCGACGGCGCTGTCACTGGTGCCAATGGCGATCTGGGGCGGCGACGCCGTCAAGAGCTTTGCCTGGCCGATGATCTTCGGCGTGATCGTCGCCACGACCTCGTCGATCTATATCGGCGGCCCGATCCTGCTCTTCCTCAGCCGCTGGTGGAAGGATCGCGAAGCGACCCGCGCCCCGGCGGTCGAGACTTCGAAGAGTTGATCGCTGTTAACATGGAAAAATCGAAAGGGCGGCCTCGGCTGCCCTTTTTTTGTCCCATCGATGGCCTACATAGTCTCCACGAATGGACGGGAGAAATGCTCCAAGGTTAGATTTTCATTCTTCGATGCCGCAGTTTTCGAACATGATCTGCTGCGTTTGACGGGAATGGCGAACGAAAGAGTATTATTTTCCACGAGGCACCAATTTTAATTGACTAAATTGGTGGTCTATTCTAGTTTGTGACCATCCGCTGACGGTTGAACCGAAGCGGCATCTGTAACTTGCCCGGAAAACACGCCGACCGGGTCCTAGCCGAAGGAGAGAGCCATGTTTGCCAATGACCACATCGCCGCCTTCCAAGGCACGCGTTCCTATTGTCGCGCAATGAAAGACCTCTGCATTCGCCCTCTCTGGCGAATGTGAATCCAAGCAGTCCTTCTTTGAATTTGTGCACGATTTTGAATGATCCGCGCTCGACGCGGAAGGAGCGTTATTCCATGAACAAGCAGGTTATAGAGTTTGGCGGAGAAGCCGTGGGTGTCGTGGTTCCGGATGCGGGCCGGTTGAAGTTCGTCGCGGTGAAGTACCATGTCTGGGATCTGGATTCGCGGCACTTCCGCTCGGCCGACGAAGCGAGGGCTGCGGTCCGCAGTCTGATGGCTTCGCAGAGGGGGCGGCAACCCGTGTCGCAGTCTCCCGCGATATCGGGCGCTTATGCCGTCGCGTAGGTGATAAATCTGCGCGAAATCCGCAGTTTGGCCATCTTTTCACTAAATCGGTATATTGGCACGGCTTCTCATGTGATATGCCGGGTATATGATGGCAATCAGCAGACAGGCGCCGTTTTTAGTGCCTGTTTGTGAACAGAGCGAACGGCGATGCTGACGAAAAAGGGAAAATACGGATTGAAGGCTCTGGTCGATTTGGCCCGGCTCGATCCGGGCGAGACCGCTTTCATTACCGAAATTGCAAGCCGCAACAATATTCCGAAAAAGTTCCTCGACACCATTCTTCTGGAACTCAGGAACGCTGGCATCCTGCGCTCGAAGAAGGGTCCGGGCGGCGGTTACTCCCTGTCGCGTCCGGCGTCGGAAATCCGCATCGGTCAGGTCGTGCGCACGCTGGACGGGCCGCTGGCGCCGATCCGCTGTGCCAGTCGCACGGCCTATGAAGTCTGCGACGACTGTAACGATCCCGATACCTGCGAGGTTCGCCGATCGATGACGACGGTCCGCGATGCCGTTGCCGATATTCTCGACACGATGACGCTGGAAGATTTTGTCAGCAATCCGGGTCAACCGATTCTCCCGGAAGATGAACTCGTCGCGAAGCGTGCAAGCTGAGGCTGAAAGGCTGTATTTTTCGGTTTCCCGCTGTATTCTGCCGAAGCTGCGGGAAAAAGGCTTCATTTGGCCAATTTGATTTGATCTGAGGGCGCTCTCGATATAACCGAATGCTACTTTTCAGTCTTGGAGCGTTAATGATGGGTCTCAGGCAAGTTGACGTGAATACCCCGAAGGAACGCGCTGTCGCCGAATCGATCGGCCGTTCCATTGCCACAGCCGTCGATGGTATCAATGCGCTTGCCGCCCACTTCACTGCCGACCAGGCCCTGTCGCGCAGTCTCGTCGATGCCGTTGAATTGATCGCCCGCCGCAACGGCCGCGTCGTTGTTTCCGGGGTCGGGAAAAGCGGGCATATCGGCCGCAAGATCGCCGCGACCATGGCTTCTACCGGAACCTCGGCTTATTTCGTGCATCCGACGGAGGCAAGCCACGGTGATCTCGGCATGATCACGTCGGAAGACCTGCTCATTCTCCTTTCCTGGTCGGGCGAGACCGTCGAGCTTGGCAACATGCTGACCTATGCCAAGCGGTTCAACGTTCCAATTATTTCGGTGACATCCAATTGCGAGAGCCTGCTGGCGCGCAATTCCAGCGTCGCCATCACCCTGCCGAAGGTGCAGGAAGCCTGCCCGCACGGGTTGGCGCCGACGACATCGGCTATGCTGCAACTCGCCGTCGGCGATGCGCTGGCAATCGCGCTTCTCGAGCGCCGTGGCTTTTCGGCCCAGGACTTCAAGACGTTTCATCCGGGCGGCAAACTGGGCTCGCAGCTGCTTCTGGTGCAGGAGCTTGCGCACGCGGGTGAGGCGATCCCCCTCTTGCCGCTCGGCAGTCCCATGGGCGACGCGGTCATCCAGATGTCGTCCAAGGGGTTTGGTGTCGTTGGCATTACCGACGAAGCCGGAAAATTGGTCGGCGTCATCACAGACGGAGATTTGCGCCGCCACATGTCGCGTGATCTGCTGCTCGAAACGGTCGACGCGGTCATGTCTCACAATCCGCGGGTCATCCAGGGCAGCGTTCTGGCCAGTGCAGCGATGGAATTCATGCAGGCGCAGAAGGTCACTGTCTTGTTTTTGATCGATGACCTTGGGGTCCCGAGCGGCATATTGAACGTCCACGACCTGCTCCGCGCGGGCGTTGCATAAGCAGCGCGAAGGCCAAAGCGGAACACGCGCTGGCCTCAAGTTGTTTCGGGAAACGGCAATGCGACTTGATGGCGGGCGGTTCTTGACAGGTGGAACGGGGAAACCGGCTTTGCGAGCGCATATCCATGTCTGAACGGTATCAATCCTCCCCTTCTGGACTGGGCGGCCGGGCAAATGGTCAGCTGCCGGAGGCATCGATTGCCCCGCGTG
This genomic window contains:
- the secD gene encoding protein translocase subunit SecD, encoding MRTSKWAVLAYVAITLFGILAALPNVLPVAVQQQYAALLPVKPVTLGLDLKGGSHLVLEVDAAGLRKARLNTLLDDIRGALRTERVPTSSARIAGDSIAVKITDQADREKVLPKIQELAAPVGALGFGAASSDIEVATADDTITVKLTEAGLSERMTAAVDQSLEIIRRRVDQVGVAEPLIQRVGSDRILVQLPGLQDPTRLRQLLGSTAQMSFHMVDTSVDPNTTTPPRGVDILPGANDGAKYAVESRVAISGERLADAKAGFNQQTNEPIVSFTFDSQGARQFAEITRDNVGLPFAIVLDGKVLTAPRINEPIPGGQGQISGNFTAQEATVLSALLRSGALPAPLTIIEERSVGPNLGSDSIRMGIYTGLAGFALVVSLMVMLYGAWGMIANVGLLLHTILTIGVLGMLGSTLTLPGIAGIILGIGMAVDANILINARIREETEGGAGAMKALDIGFNKAYATIIDSNVTTLSGTILLFMFGTGPVRGFAVTMMLGIVISMFTSVTVVRLLMREVVVRRKMKKLEIPSLFGGVPHLPKISFMKGRYVAIGMSAFLSVSSVVLFFTPGLNYGIDFSGGIQVETTSKSKLELATLRHELEGLNIGEVALQEFGQGQSVLIRVQRQPGGEQEQTVALNKIKDTVAKVVPDASFERTEVVGPTISAELARSGFLAVALAMLAILLYIWWRFEWHFAVGAIAVLLLDITKTIGFFALTGIDFNLTAIAALLTMIGYSVNDKVVVYDRMRENLRKYKSMPFADLIDMSINQVIARCIFTSMATALSLVPMAIWGGDAVKSFAWPMIFGVIVATTSSIYIGGPILLFLSRWWKDREATRAPAVETSKS
- a CDS encoding Rrf2 family transcriptional regulator — encoded protein: MLTKKGKYGLKALVDLARLDPGETAFITEIASRNNIPKKFLDTILLELRNAGILRSKKGPGGGYSLSRPASEIRIGQVVRTLDGPLAPIRCASRTAYEVCDDCNDPDTCEVRRSMTTVRDAVADILDTMTLEDFVSNPGQPILPEDELVAKRAS
- a CDS encoding KpsF/GutQ family sugar-phosphate isomerase — encoded protein: MGLRQVDVNTPKERAVAESIGRSIATAVDGINALAAHFTADQALSRSLVDAVELIARRNGRVVVSGVGKSGHIGRKIAATMASTGTSAYFVHPTEASHGDLGMITSEDLLILLSWSGETVELGNMLTYAKRFNVPIISVTSNCESLLARNSSVAITLPKVQEACPHGLAPTTSAMLQLAVGDALAIALLERRGFSAQDFKTFHPGGKLGSQLLLVQELAHAGEAIPLLPLGSPMGDAVIQMSSKGFGVVGITDEAGKLVGVITDGDLRRHMSRDLLLETVDAVMSHNPRVIQGSVLASAAMEFMQAQKVTVLFLIDDLGVPSGILNVHDLLRAGVA